From the genome of Vigna angularis cultivar LongXiaoDou No.4 chromosome 11, ASM1680809v1, whole genome shotgun sequence, one region includes:
- the LOC108333489 gene encoding zinc finger protein ZAT12 — protein MKRDREEGELDNMANCLMLLTKVGESEANATSKGRDIRDGEIGDFKCKTCNRRFSSFQALGGHRASHKKPKLMITDLSCRHQLPCTPTTKQQPRMHPCPICGLQFAIGQALGGHMRKHRTAINDGLLNNRRDSDSLSILKKSKNGGRLNLCLDLNLMPLEDDDLKLNLRTPVLNCFI, from the coding sequence ATGAAGAGAGACAGAGAAGAGGGTGAGTTAGACAACATGGCTAACTGTCTGATGCTATTGACCAAAGTTGGTGAGAGTGAAGCCAACGCAACATCTAAGGGTAGAGATATAAGGGATGGTGAAATTGGTGATTTCAAGTGCAAAACTTGCAATAGaaggttttcttcttttcaagCACTTGGTGGGCACAGAGCAAGTCACAAGAAACCAAAGCTCATGATCACTGATCTTTCGTGCCGTCACCAGTTACCTTGTACTCCAACCACCAAACAACAACCTCGGATGCACCCGTGTCCCATTTGTGGGCTTCAGTTTGCCATTGGACAAGCATTGGGAGGGCACATGAGGAAACATAGAACTGCCATTAATGATGGTCTGTTGAATAATCGGAGAGATTCGGATTCTTTGTCCATTCTGAAGAAATCTAAAAATGGTGGAAGGTTGAATTTGTGTTTGGACTTGAACTTGATGCCATTGGAGGATGATGATCTTAAGCTCAATCTAAGAACACCCGTTCTCAATTGTTTCATTTGA